The sequence below is a genomic window from Nicotiana tomentosiformis chromosome 6, ASM39032v3, whole genome shotgun sequence.
TATACCGAAAAAAGAGTTATCTGAGGCAAGGATATTTCAGTTCAGGAACTGGTTCTGGCAAGTTCTCAATGCATCTATAATTTCTCTCATTCAGCGAGGTCCACACGAGGCAGCGAGAAGTTACTGGGCATATTGTTTGTGCCAATTTTCATTTAGCTAATAAGCCTGTCAGGGGACCATAGTCTACTGCTTATATCCAATTTTCCTGCTGTTTGTCCTTGCTCCTGGACTCGATGCATGTTTGAACTGAACAGAGTTACCGATTCAATGTCAAAAAGAGAGAAACATAGATGAGAAATCCCACTGCATGACAATGAATTAAGAGGTGATCAATAAAAACTACTTCAGTGATGCACGCAAATATTTTTTACCCAGCCTTCTATCTTATGCAGATTGTCTATATCAATTTCCCCCCAAATCCAGCAATTGGAACGAAGATATTGCCCCAAGCGATTGAATATTGCAATGAAATGTGTTAAAGTGGAGCGAAATGGACAATGACGGTTCATATAATCAATCCCGACTAGCTTGACATttgaggcatagttgttgttgttACAACTTTATTCTTTCATACAGATCTCCAAAAGGATGAAGAGCTATCAGTCCTGTTAATGAAAAGTTGTAGAAGATAAAATTTCTGGTTAAGAAAATATAAACGGCAGAAATAAAAAATCCACCGTGTAAAATTTTTGACTACCACATATTTCATGAAATATGTGacaattaaaaatatttaaatgaaacaaaaaagaaagaagaaaaaatgattGCCCGACACAGAAAATTTGACCTTCGAGTCATTTGTATTTTCTGTGTAACTCACCCGTATTTCAGTTATTTAATGTGACAAAAAGATAGTTTCGTGACTTTACTGCTATTGGGTAAAGTTTAGTTATTTTCATGTGATAAAATAGTTTTATGACTTTACTGGTAAGGTAAAGATCAGTTACCATACGTGAAATTAACTTGTAATTGAAGATGTGTATTAACTTCTAATTGAAGTTGGGTATCTCATTGTCGTGTGTACTTGATATCATTGATTGGGAGTATTAAATTGCTAATGATTTTACTAGCAAGCAGAGTGCTGTATATCTTGAGACAAGCACCTAGTATCTCCTGTTCCACACTTGTTAGGATATTTTCCAGATGGTGCTAGACATTGTGTTACTGCAGATATTTTTTTGTGCTTCAGTACCTGGAAGCTACATTCATCATGAACGTCGAACTTACTGTTTGTTTTGTACGCCCGTTGCAGGGAAGAAGACGTGGCACTGATCATTCTGTGGCTTCATCTCTCAGCATCCACTCCCTGGCTGAAACAAATGGCTCGGAAGACAATGAAACTGAATCTTACTGTTTGTCAGATGCTGGGTTGGCTGCTGTTGCTGCTGGCTTTGCTAAGCTTGAAAATCTGAGCTTAATATGGTGCTCTAATGTGACACATGTGGGGCTGAGGTCTATAGCTGAGAGGTGTATATCCTTGAAGTCTTTGGATTTACAGGTAAATATCCGGTCTTTAGAACTTTGGTTTCTTCACATGTTCAATCTGTTGATCTGTTTCAAGCTGTATTGGGATCGGATGATATGATGTGCGTGATGGACCAAAGGTCTTAGAAGCTTTCTTTTCCTGTTCCTTTTAAAGGGCTGTTATGTTGGTGATCAAGGTTTAGCAGCTGTTGGGGAGTTCTCCAGGCAACTTGAAGATTTGAATTTGCGATTCTGTGAAGGCCTAACTGATGCAGGCCTGATTAAATTGGTTGCTGGCTGTGGTAATACATTGAAATCGATCAGTCTGGCTGCCTGTGCAAAAGTAACTGACACCTCCTTGGAAACTGTCGGATCTCATTGTAAATCTTTGGAGTCCTTGTCACTAGACTCGGAGTTTATCCATGACAAAGGTGTACTTGCTGTTGCCCAAGGATGCCGTCAGTTGAAGTTTCTGAAGCTACAATGCATCAATGTTACAGATGATGCTCTGCAAGGCGTTGGCACTTGCTGTTTGTCATTGGAGTTGTTGGCTCTTTACAGTTTCCAAATATTTACGGACAAGTTAGTTGTTTATTCTATATTATCTTTTCTATTtggatttatttattttttacttaTCAGCAACTGAAATATCTAAAAGTTTACAAGCTTGAGTATTCTCCTGATCATAACTTCTATTTTCATGTAAGCTTTTGTATGTATATCTGCATCCAAGGCcctaaaaaataatttctttttaacTGTTGGCTTTTCTGTTGTTCAGATTTATGCAATCTAAATATCTAGTCTTTACATTTGAAACTCTGTAACTTGGATGAAATTGTGTGTGTGCATGTCTATCTTTTTTTATGGCAATACTTGCTAGGGGAAATTTAACAAAGTATGTGTTAGAGGGATGAGGGGTTTTCTCACAATCTGACCTATATCTTTCTTTATATTCCTTCAGGAGTCTGTGTGCTATTGGTAAAGGCTGCAAACAGTTAAAGTCTCTTACCTTGAATGATTGTACTTTCTTAAGTGACAAAGGCTTGGAGGCGGTTGCAGTTGGTTGCTCCAGGCTCACGCATCTTGAAGTTAATGGCTGCCACAATATAGGAACATATGGACTAGAGTCTATTGCAAGATCTTGCACGTACACTTTTTGCCTGGCTCTTTATTTTGAGTTTCTTTAAACCTTAGTGTTGAATGTTAGCTATTTAGAGGGGGGAAAAGACCTAATGTTGAGTGTTTGTTTGCCTTATCTCTGTTCACTGAAATCAAGATAGATTCTTGTAACCTTTGTGTTTCTCTAAGGTCATGTTTGCTGTGCATTGCTGAATAAGTGTGTTTATCATGAAAAACACTTCTTTGAGTATTTGGTAAATGTTTAGAAGTACACTTAGAAGTTTTGAAAAAATAAGCACTTTAGATGGAGCTAAAAATGGTGCTTATGGACCTACTTTTGCACCTAAAATGTAGGCgctattttaataaaaaatttgcTATTCTATCAAATAGAAATGCAATATTCTTGCTTGAGTTTAATTCTGTAAACTAAACGAAAAAGTGCTTCATAGAACAGTTATAGCAGATCAATTATGGAGTGCTTAAATAAGATTTTGAGTGTCATTTTGTTTAAcagtattttggaaattattttcTACATAAGCTGTTATCCCAATTTAGACCAAATTGATTTCAGGTATTCCAAAGCTTATGCTATAATCATACATCTCAAAAAAGCTTATGCTATAATCATATTATTCTATTTCCATCAGAATAGGTACCTCATAGGGTGTATATTCTTCCGAACATCAAGGGATGGTTTCATCCATGTTTACAGCTAGGTTCTGAATCTCTTGACTTGGAGAATTGATGCTGAAAGAAAATACATTCCACCACCTTCAAACTGTCTTACAGTATGTGGGCAGTAAAAAATATTTGTGTTCATAAACGGTTGGCAGAATTTTCACTGTCTTTAATGAGCTTCTGTCTTTTTTTCATTGTAGAATGTCTTTCTTTTCCATCACTTTTTTCTTTAAAATGAAGATACAAAATTAATCTATTATGACTAGAAAACTGTTGAATTGTGGTTGATTGGTTCCGCAGGTTGACCGATCACTGCTGTTTGCATTGTACTTGACGCATCTTATTATTAAACCTTATGACATTCATGAGTCTTATTCATTACTTGACATATAGTTTCTACCTCTTAAAATTCTGTCATGGCCCTATTTTGagttcttttttcttattttatatgtgaGAAGGTCCTAATTTGAGTTTTGGCTATGCAACTAGGCATCTCTCTGAGTTGGCTTTGCTGTACTGTCAAAGAATTGGTAATTTCGCATTGTCCGAGATCGGAAGAGGGTGCAAGTTCTTGCAAGCTTTGCATTTGGTAGATTGTGCGAGCATTGGGGACGAAGCCATATGTTCTATAGCTAGAGGATGCTGTAACCTCAAAAGGCTCCACATCCGTCGATGCTATGAGGTACTTTAATCATCTCGCTCtccttcattatttcctcttagATAGGGCTTCCCTTCTTGCTCTTTAGTCTTGTTTAAATCACAAGATACCTTTACATATGCATTGTTGCATATTGCTGGAGGCATATATTCTTTTAATCAGTAAACGTTAAAAGATTTCATTGATAACCAGCACCAAGATGGTGCTGCACATGTACACTGGGGACCCAGAAACAAGATCAGAATCATTTTAATTAATTACATCAGCAGACGAAACAAGAGCATTCCTCCAGGCCTAAAGGGTAATATGAACATATCAGATTCAGATTTTTGTTAGCGGACATGTTTCTGCTGCGTCTGTAGATTTGCTTACTGGTTTAAACTGGTTCTTAAAGTTTTGTTCTCCCTTTCTTTTTAGTTGGCGAAGATAGACAACTTTTACCTACTAATATTCTTGCAAGTATCTCAATGCTTTTGAAACATTGGGCTTTCTGCTTAATGAATTTAAAATAGTATCCGATTCTGAGTTTGGAGTTGAATCTAACAGCTATCCTTTTCTTTTGTTCGCTTGGTAATGTTTTCAAATAATTTATTGCTTGTAATTGACCCATTAGCTGGTGAATCTTTTAGACGggcttttttattatattttcactTTAGCTGTGGAATGGGGTTTCCTGTAGAGGCATGTGCATTATTAGTATCCGATGTGGAAAACGGTTTTTGTTTTCAGCGGCTGTTAATTGTCCCTAAATCTTTTGTTAGTGAAATCTGGCTTGTGCAGTATTCTTTGCACTTGATGCTCAGAACTCAGTTATTTTGTTTGATAATACTGGTCTTTTCATCTGGTTTGATAGGTTGGAAATAAGGGAATTATAGCTGTTGGTGAGAACTGTAAATTTCTTACAGACCTTAGCCTTCGGTTCTGTGATAGGTATGTCAGTTTTTCTTTCTCAACTAACGTTGCCTTAGTTTTAGTTTGTTTCTCAAT
It includes:
- the LOC104114359 gene encoding F-box/LRR-repeat protein 4 — protein: MRGRDRINQIQILPDEIIIEIFRQLESKSSRDACALVCKRWLRLERLSRLTLRIGASGCPDALVRLLARRFVNVRNVFIDERLSISLPVQLGRRRGTDHSVASSLSIHSLAETNGSEDNETESYCLSDAGLAAVAAGFAKLENLSLIWCSNVTHVGLRSIAERCISLKSLDLQGCYVGDQGLAAVGEFSRQLEDLNLRFCEGLTDAGLIKLVAGCGNTLKSISLAACAKVTDTSLETVGSHCKSLESLSLDSEFIHDKGVLAVAQGCRQLKFLKLQCINVTDDALQGVGTCCLSLELLALYSFQIFTDKSLCAIGKGCKQLKSLTLNDCTFLSDKGLEAVAVGCSRLTHLEVNGCHNIGTYGLESIARSCTHLSELALLYCQRIGNFALSEIGRGCKFLQALHLVDCASIGDEAICSIARGCCNLKRLHIRRCYEVGNKGIIAVGENCKFLTDLSLRFCDRVGDEALVAIAEGCSLHHLNVSGCHQIGDAGIIAIARGCPELSYLDVSVLQDLGDMAMVELGEGCPLLRDIVLSHCRRITDVGLSHLVNKCTLLETCHMVYCPGITAAGVATVITSCTNMKKVLVEKWKVSPRTKRRAGSIISYLCVDL